Proteins co-encoded in one Bacteroidota bacterium genomic window:
- a CDS encoding RDD family protein encodes MSENLIINTTQNVRLNFELASLGDRILAGVIDILILWGAVLGFRLGLPQTIPIQITMYALVILYHPLFELFNNGRSIGKMVMKTRVIRLDGTEPTIGDYSLRWLLGLVEVLISQGSIAMISFLFGEKSQRLGDMAAGTTVAKLKPRVTLEQTLFEDTDDNYVPHYPQAGELSPIDIETLKEVVEAIKKTYTVSTITLIEKARSTVEAKLGIKAVEKDTLSFISRIIKDYNFISSKD; translated from the coding sequence ATGTCTGAAAACCTGATAATTAATACCACACAAAACGTCCGTCTTAATTTTGAGCTTGCCAGTTTGGGTGACCGTATTTTAGCCGGTGTAATAGATATACTGATACTTTGGGGGGCAGTTTTAGGTTTTCGTTTAGGGCTGCCGCAAACCATTCCAATACAAATTACCATGTATGCCCTTGTAATATTGTATCATCCCTTGTTTGAACTTTTTAACAACGGGCGCAGTATTGGAAAAATGGTAATGAAAACCCGCGTTATCCGATTAGACGGTACGGAGCCAACCATTGGTGATTATTCGTTACGTTGGTTGTTGGGTTTAGTTGAAGTGCTGATTTCGCAAGGCTCTATAGCAATGATTTCTTTTTTGTTTGGCGAAAAAAGCCAGCGTTTAGGTGATATGGCTGCCGGTACTACGGTTGCTAAACTTAAACCCCGTGTTACACTAGAACAAACCTTGTTTGAAGATACTGACGATAATTACGTGCCTCACTATCCGCAGGCAGGTGAGTTATCGCCTATTGATATTGAAACACTTAAAGAAGTAGTGGAAGCTATAAAGAAAACCTATACCGTAAGCACCATTACGTTGATTGAAAAAGCACGTTCAACGGTTGAGGCTAAGTTGGGTATAAAAGCGGTTGAAAAAGACACGCTGTCTTTTATCTCGCGCATTATAAAAGACTATAACTTTATCAGCTCAAAAGATTAA
- a CDS encoding pyridoxine 5'-phosphate synthase, whose translation MAKLSVNINKFATLRNARGGNNPDVVKAAIDCEMFGADGITVHPRPDERHIRYADVYALKDVVKTEFNIEGNPRTQSFVDLVLKTKPTQVTLVPDAENALTSNQGWDTIQHKQYLKDIIALFKEHGIRTSIFIDPVPALIEGAKETGTDRIELYTEAYAHGYLTDKEKAIAPYREAAKIANSLGLGINAGHDLDLNNLNYFYKNIEGLLEVSIGHALICDALYLGLNNTVQMYKRCLQQ comes from the coding sequence GTGGCAAAATTAAGTGTTAACATAAACAAGTTTGCAACCTTGCGCAATGCCCGCGGGGGTAACAACCCAGATGTGGTTAAGGCAGCAATTGATTGTGAAATGTTTGGTGCGGATGGGATAACGGTGCATCCCCGACCTGATGAAAGGCACATACGGTATGCGGATGTGTATGCGCTGAAAGATGTGGTGAAAACGGAGTTTAACATTGAAGGGAATCCCCGCACACAGAGTTTTGTTGATTTGGTGCTGAAAACTAAACCCACACAGGTTACCTTAGTACCTGATGCTGAAAATGCACTTACCAGCAATCAAGGGTGGGATACTATACAACACAAACAGTATTTGAAGGATATAATAGCCTTGTTTAAAGAACACGGCATCCGTACTTCTATTTTTATCGACCCTGTGCCTGCTTTGATTGAAGGTGCAAAAGAAACGGGTACCGACCGGATTGAGTTATATACAGAGGCGTACGCCCACGGTTATTTAACCGATAAAGAAAAGGCAATAGCCCCTTATCGCGAAGCGGCCAAAATTGCCAATTCGTTGGGCTTGGGTATTAATGCAGGCCACGATTTGGACTTGAACAACCTGAACTACTTTTACAAGAATATTGAAGGATTGCTGGAGGTTTCAATAGGTCACGCACTAATATGTGATGCCTTGTATTTGGGGCTAAACAACACCGTACAAATGTATAAACGGTGCTTGCAGCAATAA
- a CDS encoding tetratricopeptide repeat protein produces MKVVLAIVCVLLIGYGCGKKESITSEKVEKGKAQLDSLKEIAFELQYNDPMASDSLAGVIHTLSENLSYTNGVAEAWFLKSSVQQQLGNYDSAILLAEKSLAIFTETGDKPGIARCYNDLGINYDFKAYYDKAIANYLKSLKLFEELKDTRGQANAYNNIGLIHQNQSNYREAANNYRKALDISVQYHHEDSRLNTLNNMGSNYVELKNYDSALQCFKVVLEGDLKSGNKSYISYSYNNVGEAYLGLREYDKALVNLNKSKELKEELGNRRATANTLKNLGHLYLETKEYSTAEKYLQEAFEVSVELDLPEIKKSCLELLHQLSVATGKYKEALDYYKQAEEVKYAISYDKKNAEISELEKEFVLEKAANDLETSVQKGKVSRMMVIIYGTVSMLLLAVLGIVWYSLRQKQKTNRLLITYQQQLEEKNRLLEEKNIEINRQKKEVETALAARSRFLSFMSHEIRTPLNGITGLVDLLQTMPMAEGQDEFISALKQSSDNLMLLLNNVLDLSRLETGKVDLEEIGVDVNKILRDQLLLYKGSALLRETEVDVFVGEDVPEKLQGDPYRLAQIISNLINNAIKFTKGGKVSVRCTLVQRHNDTAKLLFEVVDTGIGIPEDQLKNILQPFAQAESYTTRKYGGTGLGLTIINRLLALMNSQLQISSKLGEGSRFYFELTMPVYRAPLIAEQGVPKTPQDAGLEGLKVLVVEDNTTNILLFTRILAGWKTEYDVADNGYKALEFVEQKEYDIILMDLHLPKISGYETAEKIKHGTTANRTTPILAITAADTSEVNNHPLRSNLNHVMYKPVLYKELMANIKKLTRREI; encoded by the coding sequence GTGAAAGTAGTTTTAGCCATAGTATGTGTCTTGCTAATTGGGTATGGATGCGGCAAAAAGGAAAGTATAACTAGCGAAAAGGTTGAAAAAGGAAAAGCACAATTAGACTCGCTAAAAGAAATTGCTTTTGAACTGCAATATAATGATCCTATGGCCAGTGATAGTCTGGCAGGGGTTATACATACTCTTTCGGAAAACCTGAGTTATACTAACGGGGTGGCGGAAGCATGGTTTTTAAAAAGCTCCGTTCAGCAACAACTCGGCAACTACGATTCGGCCATTCTGTTGGCTGAAAAATCACTCGCAATTTTTACCGAAACCGGCGACAAGCCGGGCATAGCCCGCTGTTATAACGATTTAGGGATTAACTATGATTTTAAAGCCTACTACGATAAAGCTATTGCCAACTATTTAAAAAGCTTAAAGCTGTTTGAGGAATTAAAAGACACCCGTGGGCAAGCGAATGCTTATAATAACATCGGCTTAATTCATCAAAACCAATCCAACTACCGTGAGGCGGCAAACAACTACCGCAAGGCCTTGGATATTTCGGTTCAATATCACCACGAAGACAGCAGGTTAAACACCTTAAACAACATGGGCAGCAACTATGTTGAGCTTAAAAACTACGACTCGGCGTTGCAGTGTTTTAAGGTGGTGCTTGAGGGGGATTTAAAATCAGGCAATAAGTCATACATCTCTTACTCATACAATAACGTTGGCGAGGCTTATTTGGGCTTGCGCGAGTATGACAAGGCTCTTGTAAATCTGAACAAATCCAAAGAGCTGAAAGAGGAGCTGGGCAATAGGCGCGCAACTGCTAATACACTTAAAAATCTTGGCCATTTATATCTTGAAACAAAAGAATACAGCACTGCTGAAAAGTACTTGCAGGAAGCTTTTGAGGTATCGGTAGAATTGGATTTACCTGAAATAAAAAAGAGCTGCCTTGAGCTGCTGCACCAATTGAGCGTTGCAACGGGAAAATACAAAGAGGCTCTTGATTACTATAAGCAGGCTGAGGAAGTAAAATATGCCATTAGTTACGATAAGAAGAATGCTGAGATAAGTGAGCTTGAAAAGGAGTTTGTGCTTGAAAAAGCTGCTAACGACCTTGAAACATCTGTGCAGAAGGGAAAAGTAAGCCGCATGATGGTGATTATTTACGGTACAGTAAGTATGTTACTGCTTGCCGTGCTGGGCATTGTGTGGTATTCGTTACGTCAAAAACAAAAAACCAATCGCCTATTGATTACCTACCAGCAACAGTTGGAGGAGAAAAACCGATTACTGGAGGAAAAGAATATCGAAATAAACCGTCAGAAAAAAGAAGTGGAAACTGCATTGGCTGCCCGCTCGCGTTTTCTGTCGTTTATGAGCCACGAAATACGCACCCCGCTAAACGGTATTACCGGCTTGGTGGACTTGCTGCAAACCATGCCGATGGCCGAAGGGCAAGACGAGTTTATCAGCGCGCTGAAACAATCGTCTGACAACTTGATGTTGCTGCTAAATAACGTGCTTGACCTTAGCCGTTTGGAAACAGGTAAAGTAGATTTGGAAGAAATTGGGGTGGACGTAAATAAAATACTACGCGACCAATTGCTGCTGTATAAAGGGAGTGCTTTGCTGCGCGAAACCGAGGTGGATGTTTTTGTGGGTGAAGATGTGCCTGAAAAATTGCAAGGCGACCCATACCGCTTGGCCCAGATTATATCTAACCTTATTAACAATGCAATAAAGTTTACCAAAGGAGGCAAGGTATCTGTGCGGTGCACATTAGTGCAACGCCATAATGATACCGCTAAACTGCTTTTTGAAGTGGTTGATACGGGTATTGGTATTCCTGAAGACCAGCTTAAAAACATTTTGCAACCTTTTGCACAGGCCGAAAGTTATACCACACGCAAGTATGGTGGTACCGGTTTGGGACTTACCATCATCAACCGATTGCTGGCACTGATGAACTCACAATTACAAATTAGTAGTAAGCTTGGCGAAGGCTCTCGTTTTTACTTTGAGCTAACCATGCCTGTTTACCGCGCTCCGCTGATTGCAGAACAAGGTGTACCTAAAACACCACAAGATGCAGGTCTTGAGGGGCTAAAAGTATTGGTAGTTGAAGATAACACCACCAACATTTTACTGTTTACCCGCATATTGGCAGGTTGGAAAACCGAGTATGATGTGGCAGACAATGGCTACAAAGCCCTTGAGTTTGTTGAGCAAAAGGAATATGATATTATTTTGATGGATTTGCACCTGCCTAAAATATCAGGGTATGAAACTGCCGAAAAAATAAAACACGGTACCACAGCCAACCGCACTACCCCTATACTTGCCATTACCGCTGCTGATACCAGCGAGGTAAACAACCACCCGCTGCGCAGCAACCTAAACCATGTAATGTACAAGCCGGTGTTGTATAAAGAGCTGATGGCGAATATTAAAAAGCTTACGCGAAGAGAGATTTAA
- a CDS encoding adenosylhomocysteinase, which yields MTTKTTHLSYKVKDISLAEWGRKEIHLAEAEMPGLMAIRKEFGPSKPLKGARIAGCLHMTIQTAVLIETLVELGAQVQWSSCNIFSTQDHAAAAIAAAGIPVYAWKGMTEEEYEWCIEQTIYFGENQEPLNMILDDGGDLTNVVLDKNPDLIAGIRGISEETTTGVLRLKDRERKGTLPMPAINVNDSVTKSKFDNKYGCRESLVDAIRRATDIMMAGKVAVVAGYGDVGKGSAASLRGAGARVIVTEIDPICALQAVMDGYEVKTMADAIKEATIVVTATGNFRIVGEQHFKNMRDKSIVCNIGHFDNEIDMAWLNANYGDTKYTVKPQVDVYNVDGKEIIVLAEGRLVNLGCATGHPSFVMSNSFSNQTLAQIELWSNHGKYENKVYVLPRHLDEKVAALHLDHVGAKLETLTPEQASYIGVTVEGPFKTDEYRY from the coding sequence ATGACAACTAAAACCACCCACCTTTCTTATAAGGTAAAAGACATTTCGCTGGCCGAGTGGGGCCGTAAAGAAATTCATTTGGCTGAGGCTGAAATGCCCGGCTTGATGGCCATACGCAAAGAGTTTGGCCCTAGCAAACCTCTAAAAGGTGCCCGCATTGCAGGTTGCCTTCACATGACCATCCAAACAGCGGTGCTTATTGAAACTTTGGTTGAATTGGGCGCGCAGGTACAATGGTCGTCTTGCAATATCTTCTCTACACAAGATCATGCTGCTGCTGCTATTGCTGCTGCCGGCATCCCTGTGTATGCTTGGAAGGGTATGACTGAAGAAGAATACGAATGGTGTATTGAACAAACCATTTACTTTGGTGAGAACCAAGAACCTTTGAACATGATTTTGGACGACGGTGGTGACCTTACCAACGTGGTACTTGATAAAAACCCTGACCTTATTGCAGGTATCCGCGGTATAAGCGAAGAAACTACTACAGGTGTATTGCGTTTGAAAGACCGCGAACGCAAAGGTACTTTGCCAATGCCCGCTATTAACGTTAACGATTCTGTTACCAAATCTAAATTTGATAACAAATACGGTTGCCGCGAGAGCTTGGTAGATGCTATCCGCCGTGCTACTGATATTATGATGGCCGGTAAAGTGGCTGTGGTTGCAGGTTACGGTGATGTGGGTAAAGGTTCTGCTGCTTCATTGCGCGGTGCAGGTGCTCGTGTTATTGTTACTGAAATTGACCCTATTTGCGCTTTGCAAGCTGTGATGGACGGTTACGAAGTAAAAACTATGGCTGATGCCATTAAAGAAGCTACCATTGTAGTAACTGCTACAGGTAACTTCCGCATCGTAGGCGAGCAACACTTTAAAAACATGCGCGATAAATCTATCGTGTGTAACATAGGCCACTTTGACAATGAAATTGACATGGCTTGGTTGAATGCTAACTACGGCGATACTAAATACACTGTTAAACCTCAAGTAGATGTTTACAATGTAGATGGTAAAGAAATCATCGTATTGGCTGAAGGCCGTTTGGTAAACTTGGGTTGTGCTACAGGTCACCCATCGTTTGTAATGAGTAACTCATTTAGTAACCAAACCCTTGCTCAGATTGAATTGTGGAGCAACCACGGTAAATACGAAAACAAAGTTTACGTATTGCCCCGTCACCTTGACGAGAAAGTGGCTGCCCTTCACCTTGACCACGTAGGTGCTAAATTGGAGACTCTTACTCCTGAGCAAGCATCATACATTGGTGTAACTGTTGAAGGTCCTTTCAAAACCGACGAATACAGGTATTAA
- a CDS encoding sodium:solute symporter — MSPYLILGSIGGYFLLLLLIAWYTSRKTNAQGYFLGNKASPWFAVALGMIGDSLSGVTFISVPGKVGTASHFSYLQLVIGFWLGYFVIAYVLLPVYYRMNLTSIYTYLEERFGKSSQKTGALYFMLSRLLGAAARLYLTASVIQYFVFDKFGVPFGLSVSIIIILILLYTYRGGIQTLVWTDTFQSLLLLGAVMFTIISITNSMDWSLSEMIGNVYNSEYADVLVFDWKGKSFWLKDLLGGMFISITMTGLDQNMMQKNLSCPNLRDAQKNVVSFSFVMVLVNVFFLSLGALLYIYSAHIGFQIPAKTDELFPQLALNHLGFAAAIAFIIGLTASTFSSADSVLTTLTTSFYIDFLRLDKNETLTEVQKNKQRHNIHVVFALLLLGVILIFKALNKQAIIDTVFLVAGYTYGPLLGLFGFGLLTKRSLHDAYVPIICVLAPLLTYFIATNAPNWLNGYQFGFELLLLNGLLTFIGLQLIADKAHERQIQ, encoded by the coding sequence ATGAGCCCCTATTTAATCCTTGGCAGCATAGGCGGATATTTTCTGCTGCTGCTGCTTATAGCGTGGTACACCAGCCGCAAAACCAATGCACAAGGCTACTTTTTGGGAAACAAAGCTTCCCCTTGGTTTGCCGTGGCACTGGGCATGATTGGCGATTCATTGTCAGGGGTTACCTTCATTTCGGTACCGGGCAAGGTGGGCACGGCCTCGCATTTCTCGTACCTGCAACTGGTTATCGGGTTTTGGCTGGGCTATTTTGTAATTGCCTACGTATTGCTGCCCGTTTATTACCGCATGAACTTAACCAGCATTTACACTTATCTTGAGGAACGGTTTGGCAAAAGTTCACAAAAAACAGGAGCACTGTATTTTATGCTTTCCCGCTTGTTGGGTGCGGCGGCTCGACTATACCTTACCGCATCGGTAATCCAATACTTTGTGTTTGATAAATTTGGGGTGCCTTTTGGTTTATCCGTTTCTATCATCATCATTCTTATTCTGCTGTACACGTATCGGGGGGGTATACAAACCCTTGTATGGACAGATACTTTTCAATCGCTGCTGTTGTTAGGCGCAGTAATGTTTACCATCATCTCTATTACCAACAGCATGGATTGGAGTTTGAGTGAAATGATTGGAAACGTGTATAACAGCGAGTATGCGGATGTTTTGGTGTTTGACTGGAAGGGGAAATCGTTTTGGTTGAAAGATTTACTGGGCGGTATGTTTATCAGCATCACTATGACGGGTTTAGACCAAAACATGATGCAAAAGAACCTTAGCTGCCCCAACCTGCGCGATGCCCAGAAAAATGTGGTGAGTTTTAGTTTTGTGATGGTTTTGGTAAACGTATTCTTTCTTTCGTTGGGTGCGTTGCTATACATTTACTCTGCACACATCGGGTTTCAGATACCTGCCAAAACTGATGAGTTGTTCCCTCAACTTGCCCTCAACCATTTAGGGTTTGCGGCTGCCATCGCCTTTATTATCGGTTTAACAGCTTCAACCTTCTCAAGCGCCGATAGTGTGCTCACTACTCTTACTACTTCTTTTTATATCGACTTTTTGCGGTTAGATAAAAACGAAACACTTACCGAAGTACAGAAAAACAAGCAACGCCATAATATACACGTGGTGTTTGCCCTGTTGTTACTCGGGGTGATTTTGATATTTAAAGCACTAAACAAACAAGCCATTATTGATACCGTGTTTTTAGTGGCAGGATATACCTACGGGCCTTTACTGGGCTTATTTGGCTTTGGCTTGCTTACCAAACGCAGCCTGCACGATGCTTATGTGCCCATAATATGCGTATTGGCTCCCCTGCTCACCTACTTTATTGCCACCAATGCCCCAAACTGGCTAAACGGCTACCAATTTGGTTTTGAGTTATTATTACTTAACGGATTGCTCACTTTTATAGGTTTACAATTAATTGCCGATAAAGCGCATGAAAGACAAATACAATAA
- a CDS encoding TIGR00730 family Rossman fold protein has translation MKDKYNNETEKSWPVMKITDSWQIFKIMAEFVQGFEKLSVIGPCVSIFGSSRTKPDNKYYPLAIEVAEKLCAAGYGVMTGGGPGIMEAGNKGAKNVGGKSVGVNIDLPFETKPNDFIDRDKLIHFDYFFVRKVMLVKYAQAFVVFPGGYGTLDELFEALTLIQTQKIDKFPIVLMGTEYWQGMIDWIQKVMLEREGNISADDMFLFKTADKADEVINIITEFYKTDVLQPNF, from the coding sequence ATGAAAGACAAATACAATAACGAAACGGAAAAAAGCTGGCCGGTAATGAAGATTACCGACTCGTGGCAGATTTTTAAAATCATGGCCGAGTTTGTTCAAGGGTTTGAAAAACTATCGGTAATAGGGCCTTGCGTGTCTATTTTTGGTTCTTCACGTACCAAACCCGATAACAAATACTATCCCCTTGCCATTGAAGTGGCTGAAAAGCTGTGTGCGGCGGGCTATGGTGTAATGACGGGCGGCGGCCCGGGTATTATGGAGGCAGGGAACAAAGGTGCCAAAAATGTAGGTGGTAAATCGGTTGGGGTGAATATTGATTTGCCTTTTGAAACAAAACCCAACGACTTTATAGACCGTGACAAGCTGATACACTTTGATTACTTTTTTGTACGCAAGGTGATGCTGGTGAAATATGCGCAGGCTTTTGTGGTATTTCCGGGCGGCTACGGCACATTGGATGAGCTGTTTGAAGCACTTACCCTGATACAAACCCAAAAGATTGATAAGTTTCCGATAGTGTTAATGGGTACAGAGTACTGGCAGGGAATGATTGATTGGATACAGAAGGTAATGCTTGAGCGGGAAGGGAATATCAGCGCTGATGATATGTTTTTGTTTAAAACCGCCGACAAGGCCGACGAGGTAATAAACATCATTACTGAGTTTTATAAAACCGATGTATTGCAGCCCAACTTCTAA
- a CDS encoding DUF1573 domain-containing protein has translation MKKLLLTLTIALAGIFTANAQVGTDSQPTDGPQMKFREIMHDYGNIPQNVPATHEFLFTNTGKAPLIINSANASCGCTVPEYTKEPIMPGKTGVIKVVYNAASMGNFTKSVTVNSNAGVQTLTIKGNVVEKTSQPTPAVVNPNK, from the coding sequence ATGAAAAAGTTATTACTCACACTCACAATTGCTTTGGCAGGTATTTTTACTGCAAACGCCCAAGTTGGTACTGATAGCCAGCCTACCGACGGCCCACAAATGAAATTCCGTGAAATTATGCACGATTACGGTAACATTCCTCAAAATGTACCTGCAACTCACGAATTCCTTTTTACTAACACCGGAAAAGCCCCGTTGATTATTAACAGCGCAAACGCTTCATGCGGTTGCACCGTTCCTGAGTACACCAAAGAACCTATTATGCCCGGCAAAACCGGTGTTATAAAAGTAGTTTACAACGCTGCTTCAATGGGTAACTTTACTAAATCAGTAACTGTTAACTCAAACGCAGGTGTGCAAACACTTACTATTAAAGGTAATGTGGTTGAGAAAACCTCACAACCTACACCAGCGGTAGTAAACCCTAACAAATAA
- a CDS encoding RecX family transcriptional regulator, which produces MQKKQRATPSQAWVKIQKYCAYQERCHREVRDKLYEMGLVSEDVDDLIVRLMEENYLNEERFAQAFAGGKFRVKKWGRVKIVHELKARDISAYCIKQAMKEIDDVVYYEQLKHLLYKRWEEMKKEQNIYARKSKTGSYLIAKGYEPVLVWDILKELS; this is translated from the coding sequence ATGCAAAAAAAACAGCGGGCAACACCATCGCAGGCATGGGTAAAGATACAGAAATATTGTGCATACCAAGAGCGTTGCCACCGTGAAGTAAGGGATAAATTATACGAAATGGGATTGGTAAGTGAAGACGTAGACGACCTAATAGTGCGGCTTATGGAAGAAAATTACCTGAACGAAGAACGTTTTGCCCAAGCTTTTGCAGGCGGAAAATTTCGCGTAAAAAAATGGGGGCGGGTGAAAATAGTTCATGAATTGAAGGCAAGGGATATTTCAGCTTATTGCATCAAACAAGCAATGAAAGAAATTGACGATGTAGTGTATTATGAACAACTGAAACATTTACTATACAAACGCTGGGAAGAGATGAAAAAGGAGCAAAATATATATGCCCGTAAAAGCAAAACAGGCTCGTACCTTATTGCTAAAGGGTACGAGCCTGTTTTGGTATGGGATATTCTAAAAGAACTATCCTAA
- a CDS encoding RNA polymerase sigma factor RpoD/SigA — translation MRQLKISKQFTNRENKSLDKYLNEISKVPMIDAQEEVELARRIREGDQVALEKLVNANLRFVVSVSKQYQNQGLTLGDLINEGNLGLIKAAKRFDETRGFKFISYAVWWIRQSILQALADQSRIVRLPLNKVGSIGRIGNIAAELEQKLEREPTAEEIANALEIPTAEVENALRTSGRHLSIDAPLAEGEDNTLLGVLDNNDEPHPDLHLINESLQKEINRVISTLSEKERDVLKYYYGLDGGPAHTLEDISEKVGLTRERVRQIKEKALRRLRKSSKSKILKSYLG, via the coding sequence ATGAGACAGCTCAAAATCAGTAAGCAGTTTACCAACCGCGAAAACAAATCGCTGGACAAGTATCTGAACGAGATTAGCAAAGTGCCGATGATTGATGCGCAGGAGGAGGTAGAACTTGCCCGCCGTATCAGAGAAGGAGACCAAGTGGCGTTGGAAAAACTGGTGAATGCCAACCTTAGGTTTGTGGTTTCAGTTTCTAAACAATACCAAAACCAAGGGCTTACTTTGGGCGACCTTATTAACGAGGGTAACCTTGGCCTTATAAAAGCAGCTAAACGCTTTGATGAAACCCGTGGTTTTAAATTTATTTCGTATGCAGTATGGTGGATTCGTCAGTCAATCCTTCAGGCATTGGCCGATCAAAGCCGTATTGTACGTTTGCCGCTTAACAAAGTGGGTTCAATAGGCCGTATAGGTAACATTGCTGCCGAGTTGGAACAAAAACTTGAGCGCGAACCTACTGCCGAAGAAATTGCCAATGCGTTGGAAATACCAACTGCTGAGGTTGAAAATGCGTTGCGTACCAGCGGCCGTCACCTTTCTATCGACGCTCCGTTGGCAGAAGGTGAAGACAATACCTTGTTAGGTGTGTTGGATAACAACGATGAGCCTCATCCTGATTTGCATTTGATTAACGAATCGTTGCAAAAAGAGATTAACCGTGTAATAAGCACCCTTTCTGAAAAAGAACGTGATGTGTTGAAATACTACTACGGTTTGGATGGCGGTCCAGCACATACTCTTGAAGATATCAGCGAAAAAGTGGGGCTTACCCGCGAACGCGTACGTCAGATTAAAGAAAAAGCACTACGCCGTCTTCGTAAATCTTCAAAAAGCAAAATCTTGAAATCATACTTAGGATAG